The stretch of DNA GATTATCCTGGACCTTTTACTTATGTAGGTGCAGGACTAGTGGCTGTTTCTATTCCTATTTTATCGGGAAGAACAAAGAAAATGGAACAAAGCATTGAAACTTATAATAGTACTTTATCGAAAGAAAAAACTCTAGGTTTCAACTTTGATGTAAATATTATTACAAACAAAAACGGAATTGGTCTTAATGTAACTTTCTAATGGCAACAGATAAAGAAGTTTTATTTAAAGGCGTAAAAAAATTAGCAGGCTCACTTCCTTTTTTATTTATGGGACCGGTTGTAATTAATAGTGCTTTTAAAAATCAAGGTCATCCTTTATATCCTTTTGTACTGTTATTAGGAATTTTAATTTGTGTTTTAGCGGTTTATTTACTTTTTAAAGGAGTAACTACCATTACAAAAAGCATGTTTGATGGCGACAGAAATAAGTGATATCTATCTTGAAAGCATCGAAAAGCAAATGTTGTATTATAAAACAATTGCTGAAAAAGCTATAGATCAACTTGAAGATTCGCAACTTTTTATTTCGGTTAATGATGATACCAATTCGATTGCGGTTATTATAAAACACATGGCTGGAAATATGTTATCGCGTTGGACAGATTTTTTAACAACTGATGGAGAAAAAGAATGGCGTAATAGAGATGGTGAATTTGAAAATGAACTCGTTACTAAAACCGAACTTTTAGCTTTTTGGAATAAAGGTTGGGATTGCTTTTTTTATACCCTAAACAGTTTACAACCCGAAGATTTAAATAAGATTATTTACATTCGCAATCAAGGACAAACTGTTGTTGACGCTATAAATAGGCAATTAGCACATTATCCTTATCATATAGGTCAAATTGTTTTTTATGCCAAAATGCTAAAACAAACTTCTTGGGATAGCCTTTCTATTCCAAAAAACAAATCAAATGATTATAATGCTGATAAATTTTCGCAAGAAAAATCGTTACAGCATTTTACTGATGATGAATTAAAAAAATTAAAATAGCCCAGATAGTAGCGATATCCTTTTTTACAAAAAAAAGATAAAGCGAATAGCTGGAAAAGCTCCTTATAAATGAAAAAAATTGCATTATTATTCTCTTTAAGCTTAGTTTCGTGTTACCAACAAGAAAGAAATTGCACCGATTTTAAAACGGGAAAATTTGAATTTTCTCAGGAAATTGATGGAAAAACCGAAACTTCGGTTTTTGAAAGAAACGACTCGTTACAAATTGAAAATTTTAGAGGAACAATTGATACATCTAGTGTGAGATGGATTAATGATTGTGAGTTTGTTTTACAAAAATTGCACCCTAGAAATAGAGAAGAGAAAAAATCGATTCACATGAAAATTTTGACTACAAACGATAAGGGTTATTCTTTTGAATATTCTTATGTGGGTGAAACAAAAAAACAACGAGGTGTTGTTACAAAAGTGAAATAACTTTGAAATAAAAACATTAAAAAAGCCGAGTAAAAATCGGCTTTTTTTACAACACAACAACTTAAATTTTATTTATTTCACTAATTCCTTTGAAATAATTTCTATCTAAATCTACTATAGCGAAAGTATAAATTGTTTGTAACGTTATTTTAAACAAACTCTTACTTTAAATTTATCTCTACATTAATGAATTGTTAGGTGATTAAGTAATTATTAACTTAATATCAATTAATTTAGTAATTAACATTTAAACCAAAACCTAAACCCATATCACTGTCATAATGAGTAGTAACCGATAGGTTTTTTCCAACTATATATTTTAAACCAGACATATACTCTTTGTCGGTATTTACCATAAATGCAAATCTTAATCTTTTTGAAACTGGAATATCTTCACGCATTAATTGTAATCTCACATTCCCATCATGATATACTTCTGTTTGAAAATTAATCAATAAAGGTAATGTGTAAACAAATCCGACACTTGCTTGTAAACGTTTGTCTTTTGTACTTTCTTGTCCAAAAATATTTTCTTCAATTTCTCCCGTATCTAATTTTCTATAACGAGCATCAAAACCAATGAAAGGCATAAACCATTGATTTTTCCCAATATAACGACCAATGTGAGTTTCGGATTCATAACCGTGATCATCATTGTAACCTAATCTCCATTCTGTTCCAATACTCCATCGTGTATTTTGAAACTTCATTCTACCGTCATTTCCATTTGTAGCAAAATCATTTTCTGCCATAAAATGCCACTGATTACTTTCTTCTTGAAGCATTTTATAAGCTTTTTCTTTATTTGGTAAATATGGATTTGGAGATGAATTTTCATAACTAAAAACTCGATTCATTCCCGACATCATATGATACAAAATATGGCAATGAAAAAACCAATCGCCATCCGTATTGGCTTCAAATTCAATTACATCAGTTTCCATTGGTAAAATATCCAACACATTTTTTAAAGGAGCGTATTCATTTTTGCCGTTTAATATTCTAAAATCGTGTCCGTGTAAATGCATTGGGTGACGCATCATTGAATTATTTACCAATGTTATGCGAACTACTTCTCCTTTTTTAATCAGAATTTTATCGGTTTCAGACATCACTTTATTATCCATACTCCACACATAGCGATTCATGTTTCCAGTTAATTCAAAACGTAATTCTTTAACAGGAAGTGAATCTGGAAATGAAGTTTTAAAAGGAGCTTTTAGCATTCCATAATTTAATGTAACTAGTTTTGAATTTGGTTTCATTTCCATAGAATGCATAGAATGGTCTTCCATTTTATGATCCATAGATTTCATTTCCATTTTCTCTTCAGTATTTTTCTTTTTATCGGATTTCAATTCAGGATACATCACTTGGTTCAAATCCATTTTTTGAAAACTCATTTTCATACCCATATCATTCATTGTCCCATCCATATTCATCATGTCGTTCATCATTTTCATTCCTTCAAAATATTGAAGACGAGGTAATGAATCTGCTTTCATTTTATGCCCATTTCCTAAAAAAAGTGAAGCTGAACCTATTCTATCTTCAGAAGTTGCTAAAAATTCATAAGACATGTTCATTGGAACTGTAACTACAACATCATAAGTTTCTGAAACTCCAATTATCAGGCGATCTACTTCAACTGGTTCTACATCATTTCCATCATTTGCCACAACTGTCATTTTTCCACCAGCATAAGTCAACCAGAAATAAGAAGAAGCTCCTCCATTTGCAATACGAAGCCTAACTTTATCTCCTTTTTTAAACTGAGATAATTGATTGGTTTGCTTTCCATTGATCAAAAAAGAATCGTAATAGACATCACTAACATCCATTGCCAACATTCTTTTCCACTCATTATTAAATTTTGTTGCAAAATGTCCTTCCTTGATTGCTTCGCCATAACTTTGAACAGCATTTTTCTTAATAGCAAACCAATCGGATGCACTATGTAACATTCTATGAACATTCTTTGGATTATAGTTCGTCCATTCACTTAACATAATGGGAACTTGCGGTAAATCGTCGATTCCTGCTCTAAATGTCTTGTCTTCTTCTTTTTTATTAAGAATTAGCATTCCATACATTCCGATTTGCTCTTGCATACCACTATGACTGTGATACCAATGCGTACCCGACTGTATAATAGGAAATTTATAAACATATTCAGCACCAGGTTGAATTGGTTTTTGTGTTAAAAAAGGAACACCATCTTCTTTATTTGGAACATATAATCCGTGCCAATGTAAGGACGTTGTTTCTTTTAGCTGATTATAAACGTGAATTTCTGCAATATCGCCTTCAGTAAAGGTTAGAGTTGGCATAGGAATTTGTCCGTTTACAGCTATAGCTCTTTTTTCTTTTCCTGCATAATTTACTATTGTGTCTTTTACATATAAATCATATCTCACTACTTTTTGAGCAAATACTATTATTGAGAAAAACAATAGAAATAATATATATAGCTTCTTCATGATTTAAATTTTAATGGTTCGTAATCGTAATGCATTTGCTATAACTGAAACAGAACTAAAACTCATTGCTAATGCAGCAATCATAGGTGAAAGCAGTAATCCGAAAAAAGGAAATAAAACTCCTGCTGCAACCGGAATTCCTAATGAATTATAAATAAATGCGAAGAATAAATTCTGTTTGATATTTCGCATGACAGCATGACTCAAGTTTTTTGCTTTCACAATTCCCATTAAATCGCCTTTAACTAAAGTTATTTTTGCACTTTCAATAGCTACATCAGTTCCTGTTCCCATTGCAATTCCAATATTCGATTGTGCTAACGCAGGTGCATCATTAATTCCATCGCCAGCCATGGCAACAATTTTACCTTCAGCTTGCAACATTTTAATATACTCTAACTTATCTTGAGGTAAACAACTAGCTTTATAATTCGTTAAGTTAACTTCAGATGCTACTGCTTTTGCTGTATTTTCATTATCGCCAGTTAACATAATAACCTCTATTCCTTGATTTTGCAATTCTTTTATGGCTTGTAAACTCGTTTTCTTAATAGCATCTTTTATAACGATATAAGCCACAACTTTTTTATCAATAGCAATATATGAAACCGTTTTACCTTGTTTTTGCGCTACTAATACTTCATCTTCAAATTGACTACTTATTAGAATTTGTTCTTGTTCAAGCAATTTTTTGTTACCAATGTAAACCGAAGCTCCATTGACTATTCCTTTAACTCCTTTACCCGTAATTGAATCAAATTTTTCTACGTTTTGCGATTGAATTCCTTTTGAATGAACATAATCTACAATAGCATTTGCTAATGGATGTTCGCTATTTTTATTTAATGAAGCAATCTTACTTAGTACATCTTCATTATTTCCTTTTTTTATAACAATGTTTTCTACAGATGGTTTTCCCTCAGTTATTGTTCCCGTTTTATCAGTAATTAAAACATCAATTTTATCCATTTTTTCGATGGCTTCAGCATTTTTAATTAGCACACCTGAATGAGCTCCTTTTCCAACTCCAACCATAACCGACATTGGCGTAGCCAAACCTAAAGCACAAGGACAAGCAATAATTAAAACCGCAATAGCATTAATAAAAGCGTAAACCAATTTAGGATTTGGACCAAATTGCCACCAAACTAAAAATGTTACTACTGAAATAATAACTACGATGGGAACAAAATACTTCGAAATTTTATCTACTAAATTTTGAATTGGCGCTCTAGAACGACTAGCATCTGTTACCATTTGAACAATTTGTGACAATAAGGTTTCGGAACCAACTTTTTCAGCAACCATTAAAAATGATTTTGTTCCGTTAATAGTTCCAGAACTCACTTTATCTGCTACATCTTTCTCAACTGGAATGGGTTCACCAGTAATCATCGACTCATCTATACTTGTAGAACCTTCAGTAATTGTTCCATCAACAGGAATTTTTTCACCAGGCTTTACTCTTAAAATTGCTCCTTTTTGAATGGAATGTATGGATACTTTTCTTTCTATACCATTTTCTTCAATTGTAGCTTCCGAGGGCGCTAATTTTAATAATTCCTTTATAGCACCACTTGTTTTAGTATGTGCTTTGGCTTCTAATAATTGGCCTAATAAAACTAATGTTAAAACAACAGCTGTGGCTTCAAAATACAAGTGAACAGTTCCTTCTTCGGTTTTAAATTCGGGTGGAAAAATAGCTGGAAATAATAAACCGAAAATACTAAAAATAAAGGCTACACCTGTACCAATTCCAATGAGTGTAAACATGTTCAAATTCCAATTTACTATAGAACGCCATGCTCTTTCAAAAAACATCCAACACGCGTAAAAAACAACAGGTAGTGTTAAAAAAAATTGCATCCAATTCCATTTTTCCATACTCATAATATGATGTAAAGGATTATTCGGAATCATATCGGACATGGAAATAATAAAAACAGGAATACTAAAAAGTAATGCTATTTTCATTTTTTTCCACAGTTTTTGATATGTTTCTTCTTCTTCTGAAGTTGTTGGTTCAAGTGGAACTAAATCCATTCCACATTTTGGACAACTTCCCGGTTCATCTGAAATTACTTCGGGATGCATAGGGCAAGTAAACTGTACTTTTTGAATAAGTTCTGGTTGTTTTACTAAATCCATTCCGCAAACAGGGCAATCGCCAGGATTATCATAAACTTTATCGCCTTCGCAATGCATAGGGCAATAATATTTACCGGGTTGTATAGAAAAACTACTTTCCTTTGATTCGTGATGATGATGTTCTGAAACAGAACAACAAGACTTAGGCGGTTCTGGAAGTTTATCTTTTGTAGTTGAAATTTGATATTTACTTTCGTTTCCTCCTAAATTTTCTTGTAATTCTTGGAGCGAAACATGATTTTGCATCGTAATTTCAGTAATTCCTGTTGCTTTATCTATTACTACATCTGAAATTGAAGTATTTGCTTGAAGCTTTTTTTTCACGTTTGCAACACAACCATCGCAAGTAATTCCTGATATTTTATAGGTATGTTTCATAGTTGTAATATTTTACATTACAAATTTCTGAAACTGCTCACAAAATAATTTACACAATTATGGATAGAATTTGCAACTTTTATAATTTATCAAGTTGGATGCGTTTACTACCTTTCATCTTTTTAAAATAAGAAGGTGTAAAACCCGTTACTTTTTTAAATTGGTTACTTAAATGAGCACTACTACTATAATGTAATAAATCGGCAATTTCAGAAAGTGATAATTCGTCATAAACAATTAATTCTTTTACTTTTTCAATCTTCAAATTGATGAAGTATTTTTCGATACTAATGCCTTCTATATCCGAAAACAAATTGCTTAATTTACTATAATCTTGATGTAATTTATCTTGTAAATAATCGGAAACGTTTACCAAAATATCGTTGTGCTTATTCTGAATCAAATCGATTAAAGTAGCTTTTATTTTTTCTATCGTTTTACTATTATCATCGTCTAATAATTGAAACCCAAAAGGCTCTAATTGAGCACTGATTTTCTTTTTATCGTCATCAGAAATAGAATTTTGGAAAATAACTTCACCTAAATTAATTTCTTTCACTGGGAAATTTAATTTATCAAGTTCGGTTTGTACAACTAATACACAACGATTACAAACCATATTTTTTATATATAACTTATTCATAACACCTGAAATTACAAAAAATCCTGCATAAAAGCAGGATTTTAATATTATTCTAAACTTAAAGTAATTTGTCCATCATCTTCCAAATCTGTTTTTATTTCTTCTGAAACATCTTCTTCATTAGTAACTTCCATTTTTTCTGGTTCAGGTTCAATTGGTTCTTCAAAAAGAAGCGGTTCTAACATATTAATTTGTTTTATCTTATCTGTCGTTAAT from Flavobacterium haoranii encodes:
- a CDS encoding DUF6095 family protein → MATDKEVLFKGVKKLAGSLPFLFMGPVVINSAFKNQGHPLYPFVLLLGILICVLAVYLLFKGVTTITKSMFDGDRNK
- a CDS encoding DUF1572 family protein, which gives rise to MATEISDIYLESIEKQMLYYKTIAEKAIDQLEDSQLFISVNDDTNSIAVIIKHMAGNMLSRWTDFLTTDGEKEWRNRDGEFENELVTKTELLAFWNKGWDCFFYTLNSLQPEDLNKIIYIRNQGQTVVDAINRQLAHYPYHIGQIVFYAKMLKQTSWDSLSIPKNKSNDYNADKFSQEKSLQHFTDDELKKLK
- a CDS encoding DNA topoisomerase IV; its protein translation is MKKIALLFSLSLVSCYQQERNCTDFKTGKFEFSQEIDGKTETSVFERNDSLQIENFRGTIDTSSVRWINDCEFVLQKLHPRNREEKKSIHMKILTTNDKGYSFEYSYVGETKKQRGVVTKVK
- a CDS encoding multicopper oxidase family protein; this encodes MKKLYILFLLFFSIIVFAQKVVRYDLYVKDTIVNYAGKEKRAIAVNGQIPMPTLTFTEGDIAEIHVYNQLKETTSLHWHGLYVPNKEDGVPFLTQKPIQPGAEYVYKFPIIQSGTHWYHSHSGMQEQIGMYGMLILNKKEEDKTFRAGIDDLPQVPIMLSEWTNYNPKNVHRMLHSASDWFAIKKNAVQSYGEAIKEGHFATKFNNEWKRMLAMDVSDVYYDSFLINGKQTNQLSQFKKGDKVRLRIANGGASSYFWLTYAGGKMTVVANDGNDVEPVEVDRLIIGVSETYDVVVTVPMNMSYEFLATSEDRIGSASLFLGNGHKMKADSLPRLQYFEGMKMMNDMMNMDGTMNDMGMKMSFQKMDLNQVMYPELKSDKKKNTEEKMEMKSMDHKMEDHSMHSMEMKPNSKLVTLNYGMLKAPFKTSFPDSLPVKELRFELTGNMNRYVWSMDNKVMSETDKILIKKGEVVRITLVNNSMMRHPMHLHGHDFRILNGKNEYAPLKNVLDILPMETDVIEFEANTDGDWFFHCHILYHMMSGMNRVFSYENSSPNPYLPNKEKAYKMLQEESNQWHFMAENDFATNGNDGRMKFQNTRWSIGTEWRLGYNDDHGYESETHIGRYIGKNQWFMPFIGFDARYRKLDTGEIEENIFGQESTKDKRLQASVGFVYTLPLLINFQTEVYHDGNVRLQLMREDIPVSKRLRFAFMVNTDKEYMSGLKYIVGKNLSVTTHYDSDMGLGFGLNVNY
- a CDS encoding heavy metal translocating P-type ATPase; translation: MKHTYKISGITCDGCVANVKKKLQANTSISDVVIDKATGITEITMQNHVSLQELQENLGGNESKYQISTTKDKLPEPPKSCCSVSEHHHHESKESSFSIQPGKYYCPMHCEGDKVYDNPGDCPVCGMDLVKQPELIQKVQFTCPMHPEVISDEPGSCPKCGMDLVPLEPTTSEEEETYQKLWKKMKIALLFSIPVFIISMSDMIPNNPLHHIMSMEKWNWMQFFLTLPVVFYACWMFFERAWRSIVNWNLNMFTLIGIGTGVAFIFSIFGLLFPAIFPPEFKTEEGTVHLYFEATAVVLTLVLLGQLLEAKAHTKTSGAIKELLKLAPSEATIEENGIERKVSIHSIQKGAILRVKPGEKIPVDGTITEGSTSIDESMITGEPIPVEKDVADKVSSGTINGTKSFLMVAEKVGSETLLSQIVQMVTDASRSRAPIQNLVDKISKYFVPIVVIISVVTFLVWWQFGPNPKLVYAFINAIAVLIIACPCALGLATPMSVMVGVGKGAHSGVLIKNAEAIEKMDKIDVLITDKTGTITEGKPSVENIVIKKGNNEDVLSKIASLNKNSEHPLANAIVDYVHSKGIQSQNVEKFDSITGKGVKGIVNGASVYIGNKKLLEQEQILISSQFEDEVLVAQKQGKTVSYIAIDKKVVAYIVIKDAIKKTSLQAIKELQNQGIEVIMLTGDNENTAKAVASEVNLTNYKASCLPQDKLEYIKMLQAEGKIVAMAGDGINDAPALAQSNIGIAMGTGTDVAIESAKITLVKGDLMGIVKAKNLSHAVMRNIKQNLFFAFIYNSLGIPVAAGVLFPFFGLLLSPMIAALAMSFSSVSVIANALRLRTIKI
- a CDS encoding helix-turn-helix domain-containing protein — translated: MNKLYIKNMVCNRCVLVVQTELDKLNFPVKEINLGEVIFQNSISDDDKKKISAQLEPFGFQLLDDDNSKTIEKIKATLIDLIQNKHNDILVNVSDYLQDKLHQDYSKLSNLFSDIEGISIEKYFINLKIEKVKELIVYDELSLSEIADLLHYSSSAHLSNQFKKVTGFTPSYFKKMKGSKRIQLDKL